CCCTTCAATTCGACGGAGGAGATGAAAATGAAACGTTGCTTTTTCGTCCTATCCCTGCTTTTGCTTTTATGGCCCGTTTTCGCCTTCGCCGGCGACATCGAGGGAACCTACAACTGCGAGGGCACCAACCCGAACGGCGGTGCGTACAAAGGCACGGTTTCCATCATCAAGAACGACGCCAATTACAACGTGACCTGGACCATCGGGGCGCAGGTTTACGTCGGCGTGGGGCTGCTCGAGGGCGATTCGTTCGCCGTCGGCTATGCGGACACGAAGCAGGGTTGGTTCGGCATCGTCGTCTACAAGGTCAAAGGCGACAAGCTGTCGGGCTCCTGGGCGATGCACGGCAGCGGCAAAAACGGCACTGAAACGCTGACCAGGCGATAATTTTTCAACCTTTCATCGAGGCATGCACATGTCGAAACATGGTCTGTGGATTTTCTTCGCGATTCTGCTGATCCCCGCGCTGGCCCTGGGAGCCGACCCCGGCCTGTCCGTGAAAATCGATCAGGTGAATGAGGCGATCGCCGCGGCTCACGCCGGCTGGCGCGCCGGAACCTCGCCGATTGCCGAGTTGCCGCTCGACGATTTCACAGCGATGCTGGGCGCCGATCTCAACGCCCCGCGCGACACCTCCCGCGTCTGGCAGCCCGACAGCAGCATGACGTTGCCCACGCACTTCGACTGGCGGGACGTTCAAGGCGGCAACTACGTGACGCCCGTGAAATACCAGGGCCGCTGCGGCTCCTGCGTTGCGTTCGGCTGCGTCGGCGCGATCGAATCGGGCATCCGGATCCGCGAACAAAACCCGGACCTGGATGTCGACCTGTCCGAACAGCAGGCCTTCTCTTGCACGTTGATGAGCGGTTGCCAGATGGGGTCCTACGCCAGCGCGCTGTTCTCGACCGCGCAAACGCAGGGCATCGTCGACGAGAACTGCTATCCGTACGTCTCCGGCGGCACGGCCCTCGATTACGCGTGCGACGAAAGCTGCGCGGGAACGGCCTCGCGGGCGTTCCACGTCGCCGATTACGGCACCGTCTGGGGCGGCGTCGAGGCGATCAAGCAAGCCTTGCTGAATTACGGCCCGCTGACGGCCTCGTTTACGGTTTACGAGGATCTGAAGTATTACATCGACGGCGTTTACCAGCACCTGGTCGGGCCGATGCTGGGCGGTCATCAGGTGTTGATCGTCGGCTACGACGACCCCGGCCAATACTGGATCATCAAAAACTCCTGGTCGGAAAGTTTCGGCGAGGACGGCTTCTTCCGGATCAAATGGGGCGATTCGGGTATCGACAGCGACGTTTCGTGGGTCGATGTCGGCACACAGGCTTACCAGCCCGGCCCCCTGCCCGGCGGCGATTGCCAGGCGGCGGCC
The window above is part of the Myxococcales bacterium genome. Proteins encoded here:
- a CDS encoding PKD domain-containing protein; translated protein: MSKHGLWIFFAILLIPALALGADPGLSVKIDQVNEAIAAAHAGWRAGTSPIAELPLDDFTAMLGADLNAPRDTSRVWQPDSSMTLPTHFDWRDVQGGNYVTPVKYQGRCGSCVAFGCVGAIESGIRIREQNPDLDVDLSEQQAFSCTLMSGCQMGSYASALFSTAQTQGIVDENCYPYVSGGTALDYACDESCAGTASRAFHVADYGTVWGGVEAIKQALLNYGPLTASFTVYEDLKYYIDGVYQHLVGPMLGGHQVLIVGYDDPGQYWIIKNSWSESFGEDGFFRIKWGDSGIDSDVSWVDVGTQAYQPGPLPGGDCQAAANRLYNQCSLSYEVDGLDLTGADFLTSCENNEIPQCVHTCNDVSSSCNDLAGCIGFCTDQWCAMDFDYLYDTCGLAVTLEAGSPLSKDNATALCEAVGYSSTAMKCILECIPTTNTCQQLAACMAECPLCPFPTVDFTADVTTAETAPLAVTFTRQVSYPADCGRTVSHWDFGDGTSSYSPNDVIKHVYQQEGVYSVELRVTNGAGPGIAFKQDYIILGEQPDDDTADDDAADDDDDDQADDDAADDDNDDQADDDQAAPGDDDDDDDSGGGCGG